In Paraburkholderia flava, one genomic interval encodes:
- a CDS encoding formate dehydrogenase subunit delta, with product MNDNNLIDMANRIGEFFESLPDRDEAITSIADHIHRFWEPRMRRAILATLDGPPTAIAMSPIVREALLLHREALTPAPATA from the coding sequence ATGAACGACAACAACCTGATCGACATGGCCAACCGGATCGGCGAGTTCTTCGAGTCGCTGCCCGATCGCGACGAAGCGATCACCAGCATCGCCGATCACATTCACCGCTTCTGGGAGCCGCGGATGCGGCGTGCGATCCTCGCGACGCTCGACGGTCCGCCGACGGCCATCGCGATGTCGCCGATCGTTCGCGAGGCGTTGCTGCTGCATCGTGAAGCGCTGACGCCGGCGCCTGCGACTGCGTGA
- a CDS encoding cation diffusion facilitator family transporter, giving the protein MPGSSDEAREGSEALGGRAREHDGPQGRSEREPARVEGDEGHDHASHDHAAHDHSDHGHAAHDHAAHDHTNHDHKTHSHSHSHSGHSHHHAPAAGQGRTFALAVALNVLIVVVQAVYGVLAHSTALLADAGHNLSDVLGLLLAWGAMWLATRRPSARYTFGLGSTSILASLANAGLLLFACGVIVAEAIGRLFSPAPVAGLDVFVVATIGMVVNGFCAWLFMRGQEKDLNVRGAFMHMAADAAISAAVAVSGLVILFTGWVWLDPAMSIVVVAVIVYGTWGLLRDSVRLALDAVPPGIDMQRIREFLATQPGVTDVHDLHVWALSTTGNALTAHLVMPAGHPGDAAVDAMVGTLRERFEMHHATLQVDLGTTSHRCTLDHPPHAH; this is encoded by the coding sequence ATGCCGGGTTCTAGCGATGAGGCTCGTGAAGGGAGCGAGGCTTTGGGTGGTCGTGCGCGTGAGCATGACGGGCCGCAAGGTCGGAGCGAGCGTGAGCCTGCTCGCGTGGAAGGTGATGAAGGCCATGACCACGCGTCGCATGACCACGCAGCGCATGACCACTCAGACCACGGTCACGCGGCACACGATCACGCGGCGCACGACCACACGAACCACGACCACAAAACCCACAGTCACTCCCATTCCCACAGCGGCCACTCCCACCACCACGCCCCCGCTGCAGGCCAGGGCCGCACATTCGCGCTCGCCGTCGCCTTGAACGTGCTGATCGTCGTCGTGCAGGCCGTCTACGGCGTGCTCGCGCACTCGACCGCGCTGCTTGCCGATGCCGGCCACAACCTGTCCGACGTGCTCGGTCTGCTGCTCGCGTGGGGCGCGATGTGGCTCGCGACGCGCCGGCCGTCCGCGCGCTACACGTTCGGCCTGGGCAGCACGTCGATTCTCGCGTCGCTCGCGAACGCGGGGCTGCTGCTGTTCGCGTGCGGCGTGATTGTCGCGGAAGCGATCGGGCGGCTGTTCTCGCCTGCGCCGGTCGCGGGGCTCGATGTGTTCGTCGTCGCGACGATCGGGATGGTCGTGAACGGCTTCTGCGCGTGGCTTTTCATGCGCGGCCAGGAGAAGGATCTCAACGTGCGCGGCGCGTTCATGCACATGGCCGCCGACGCCGCGATTTCCGCAGCGGTCGCGGTGAGCGGCCTCGTGATTCTTTTCACCGGCTGGGTGTGGCTCGATCCGGCGATGAGCATCGTCGTCGTCGCGGTGATCGTCTACGGCACGTGGGGGCTGCTGCGCGATTCGGTGCGGCTCGCGCTCGACGCGGTGCCGCCCGGCATCGACATGCAGCGCATCCGCGAGTTTCTCGCGACGCAGCCCGGCGTCACCGACGTGCACGACCTGCACGTTTGGGCCCTGTCGACAACCGGCAACGCGTTGACCGCACACCTCGTGATGCCCGCAGGCCATCCCGGCGATGCCGCCGTCGACGCGATGGTCGGCACGCTGCGCGAACGCTTCGAGATGCATCACGCGACGCTGCAGGTGGACCTCGGCACCACGTCGCACCGCTGCACGCTCGATCATCCGCCGCACGCGCATTGA
- a CDS encoding FAD-dependent monooxygenase: protein MTAASLDASPVLIVGAGPTGLAAALSLARAHVPVRVIDKAPQAEPHSRAIGIQARTLELFEQHRLIEPFLDLGHRARAANLYSNGQRLVQLDFDPLQTRYPYLLFLDQSITERLMTTHLATLGVDVERGVEMTSFEQGADGLSATLRRADGRVEMLRPAYLIAADGAHSTVRHGLKMGFVGKTFEQTFLLADLHAETGWPDDEFHIFASGEGLVALFPMGEGRHRLIADRSPLPPDAANADSNASLTATQPSLDECRDIVARRIHHPLELSAPGWSSYFHVNSRMVEQLRSGRVFLAGDAAHVHSPAGAQGMNTGIQEAFNLGWKLARVMKGGAPDRLLDTYHAERHPIEREVLRQTSMITQIAQADHGPLKLLRERVMPALAALGPLRDAARRQISELAVQYRRSPLTLEHMLDGGPRAGARAPDARVHVVDGPLGRAPGIGCVFDLHDPAFFSLFLLIAPDGSGSPARSSDSTDDADSALGDGARHDDLDRLAEAVEQALPDAVRVWRVTDLEGEAALSLVEAYGRTRPSFYLLRPDGYVGARGRPSSDLHALVRYCEAWFAREGSTEAATVER, encoded by the coding sequence ATGACTGCCGCTTCCCTCGATGCATCGCCGGTACTCATCGTCGGTGCGGGGCCGACCGGTCTCGCCGCTGCGCTCAGCCTTGCCCGCGCGCATGTGCCCGTGCGCGTGATCGACAAGGCGCCGCAAGCCGAGCCGCATTCGCGCGCAATCGGTATTCAGGCGCGCACGCTCGAACTGTTCGAACAGCATCGGCTCATCGAACCGTTTCTCGATCTCGGGCATCGCGCGCGCGCCGCGAATCTCTACTCGAACGGGCAGCGTCTCGTGCAACTCGATTTCGATCCATTGCAGACGCGCTATCCGTATCTGCTGTTTCTCGATCAGTCGATCACCGAGCGGTTGATGACCACGCATCTCGCGACGCTCGGTGTCGACGTCGAACGCGGCGTCGAGATGACGTCGTTCGAGCAGGGCGCCGATGGGTTGAGCGCGACGCTGCGTCGCGCGGACGGTCGCGTCGAAATGCTGCGGCCCGCGTATCTGATCGCCGCCGACGGGGCGCACAGCACGGTGCGTCATGGTCTGAAGATGGGTTTCGTCGGCAAGACGTTCGAGCAGACTTTCCTGCTCGCCGACCTGCACGCCGAGACCGGCTGGCCCGACGACGAATTCCATATCTTCGCGTCCGGCGAAGGGCTCGTCGCGTTGTTTCCGATGGGGGAGGGTCGACATCGGTTGATCGCTGATCGCTCGCCTTTGCCGCCCGACGCGGCGAATGCAGACAGCAACGCATCGCTCACCGCCACACAACCTTCGCTCGACGAATGCCGCGACATCGTCGCACGGCGTATTCATCATCCGCTCGAACTGTCGGCGCCTGGCTGGTCCTCGTACTTTCACGTGAACAGCAGGATGGTCGAGCAGTTGCGCAGCGGACGTGTGTTCCTCGCAGGCGATGCGGCGCACGTGCACAGCCCTGCCGGCGCGCAGGGGATGAACACCGGCATTCAGGAAGCGTTCAATCTCGGCTGGAAACTCGCCCGCGTGATGAAGGGCGGCGCACCCGACCGGCTGCTCGACACGTATCACGCGGAACGTCATCCGATCGAACGCGAGGTGCTGCGGCAGACGAGCATGATTACGCAGATTGCGCAGGCCGATCACGGTCCGCTGAAACTGCTGCGCGAACGCGTGATGCCCGCGCTCGCCGCGCTTGGGCCGCTGCGCGATGCGGCGCGTCGGCAGATCAGCGAGCTGGCCGTGCAGTACCGGCGCTCGCCGCTGACGCTTGAGCACATGCTCGACGGTGGTCCACGTGCGGGCGCACGGGCACCCGATGCGCGCGTGCATGTGGTCGACGGGCCGCTCGGACGCGCGCCGGGCATCGGCTGCGTGTTCGATCTGCACGATCCCGCGTTCTTCTCGCTGTTCCTGCTGATCGCGCCGGACGGCTCGGGCTCGCCCGCGCGCTCGAGCGACAGCACCGACGATGCCGACTCGGCACTCGGCGACGGCGCGCGCCATGACGATCTCGACCGGCTCGCGGAAGCGGTCGAGCAGGCGTTGCCGGACGCGGTGCGCGTCTGGCGCGTGACGGATCTCGAAGGGGAGGCGGCGCTGTCGCTCGTCGAAGCGTATGGCCGCACGCGGCCGTCGTTCTATCTGCTGCGCCCGGATGGGTATGTCGGCGCGCGCGGCAGGCCGTCTTCCGACCTGCACGCGCTGGTGCGCTATTGCGAAGCGTGGTTCGCGAGAGAGGGTTCGACTGAGGCGGCTACGGTAGAGCGCTGA